The Thermovirga sp. genome contains a region encoding:
- a CDS encoding NAD/NADP octopine/nopaline dehydrogenase, with translation MGGQKKFAVLGSGNGGMAFAAQIAAKGYPVVMFKPREMTEDFIKLNKTREMFLEGDINCGGKIIGVT, from the coding sequence ATGGGCGGACAGAAAAAGTTTGCGGTCCTCGGCAGCGGAAACGGCGGGATGGCCTTCGCGGCGCAGATAGCCGCGAAAGGATACCCGGTGGTGATGTTCAAGCCCAGGGAGATGACCGAGGATTTCATCAAGCTGAACAAGACCAGGGAAATGTTCCTCGAAGGCGACATCAACTGCGGCGGCAAGATCATCGGGGTCAC